One Thioclava sp. ES.031 genomic window, CGCGCGATGTGCGGCTGACGCGGGCCGGGCGGCGGGTGCTGGAAACCGCCGAGCGGGTCGCGGGCGAGTTGCGCGATTTGCAGTCCGAGGCGCGGCGCGGGCTGGGGCAGGTCAATCTTGGCGTGATCCCGACCATCGCGCCCTATCTGCTGCCTGCGTCTCTGGCGGGGCTGCGCGCGCAAGGGGGGCTGCGGCTGCGCGAGGCCACGACCGAGTCGCTGCTGGCCGAGATCGCCGAGGGGCGCCTCGATGCCGCGATCATCGCGACGCCCGCGCCGGAACTGTTCGAGACACCGCTGTTCGAGGATCGTTTCCTGCTGGCCGGGACGCCGGATCAGCTGACAATGGTGCGCGGCCTCAGCCCTCAGGCGATCGACCCGGATCAGCTCTTGCTGCTCGATGAAGGCCATTGCCTCGCCGATCAGGCGCTGGCTCTGTGCGGGCTGACGCGGGCGGCGCAGCGCATCGATCTGGGGGCGTCCTCGCTGACCACGCTTTGCGCGCTGGCCGGGCAGGCGATGGGGCTGACGCTGGTGCCCGAGATCGCGAGCTTGCAGGAAACCCGCGCCTTTCCGACGCTCGCGCTCAGCCGGTTCGACGAAGAGCCGGCACGGACCGTGAGGCTGGTCCGTGCCCGCGAAGTTTCCGATGCCGAGGCGTGGTTCGACCCGCTCGCGCAGGTCTTGCAAAGTGCGGGCGAGGGGCTGGTCGCGCAGGCGCGCAGACGCTTCTGATCGCCGCGCGCCCCGGTCTCGGCCCCTCGTATGCCGGCCCGATAAACGGGCCGGCATAGGGTCACGCCGCCGCTTCGGCCTTGGCGTTGACCAGCCAGTTCATGACGGTCTCGGGCGAGGACACGCCATAGGGATCCGCGCCATGGTTGTCTTCAAGGCCCGGCTCCTCGAACCAGGCCTCGATCACGCCGTCATTGACGACGGCCGCATAGCGCCACGAGCGCAGACCGAAGCCCAGATTGTCCTTGCGCACCAGCATACCGACGCGGCGGGTGAACTCGCCCGAACCATCGGGGATCACCTTGACGTTCTCGAGGCCCTGCGCCTTGGCCCACTGGTTCATCACGAAGGCGTCGTTGACCGACAGGCAGTAGATCTCGTCGATGCCCTGTGCGGCGAAATCGTCGAAGCCCTTCTCGAAGCCGGGCAGCTGGTAGGTCGAGCAAGTGGGGGTGAAGGCGCCGGGCAGCGCAAACAGCACCACGCGCTTGCCCGCGAAGTAATCCGCGGTGGTCTTGTCCTCCCAGCGGAAGGGGTTCGGCCCCTCGATGCTGTCGTCGCGCACGCGGGTGTGGAAGGTCACTTCGGGCAGTTTCGAACCGGGAAGCATGGGAGGTCTCCTTTATCGGTTGGGGAGGTTGCGGTTTGGAGAATGTCCTGACTAGCGGATGTCCCTTTCGGTCACAATCGCTGACTTTGCAGATGCAGCATCCGCCGCGCGACTTTGCAGTCGTTGACTTGATGGTGGCCTGAGCGTCGCTTACGCGCAGGTCAGCCGCGCGCCATGTGCATTGCGGCCTTCGGGGTTGCGCATTTGCATCCGGGACGCAATCGGCTTATGTGACCATCAACCGCACTCCGAAAGGATGGATCATGCGCGATCTCAAGATGCCCGGTGAACGCCACCCCGAAAAGGCGCATCGCGCCGACAATGCCCAGCCCAAGAAACCCGATTGGATCCGCGTGAAAGCGCCGGTCTCGGAAGGCTACAAGAAGACGCGCGACATTCTGAAGACCAACAAGCTGGTCACCGTCTGCGAAGAGGCAGGCTGCCCGAATGTCGGCGAATGCTGGAGCCAGGGTCACGCTACCATGATGATCATGGGCGAGATCTGTACCCGTGGCTGTTCCTTCTGCAACGTGGCCACCGGTCGCCCCGACGCGCTCGACGTGTTCGAGCCGGGCCGCGTCGCCCATGCGGTCGAGACGCTGGGTCTGAACCACGTCGTGATCACCTCGGTCGACCGCGACGATCTGGACGATGGCGGGGCGGAGCATTTCGCGCAGACGATCCGCGCGATCCGTCACCGCTCGCCCGACACCACGATCGAAATCCTGACGCCGGACTTCCTGAAATGCGAGCCCGCCGCGCTGGAGAAAGTCGTCGAGGCGCGCCCCGACGTGTTCAACCACAATCTCGAAACCGTGCCTGGCCTCTATCCCGGCGTGCGCCCCGGTGCGCGTTACTTCCACTCGCTGCGCCTTTTGCAGCGCGTGAAAGAGCTGGACCCGTCGATGTTCACCAAATCGGGCATCATGGTCGGTCTGGGTGAAGAGGCACCGCAGGTCCGTCAGGTGATGGATGACATGCGCTCCGCCGATGTCGATTTCCTGACCATCGGGCAATATCTGCAGCCGACGCCGAAGCACCACGCGGTGATGCGTTTCGTGACGCCGGAAGAGTTCCGCGACTACGAGAAAGCGGCTTACGGCAAGGGCTTCCTGATGGTGTCGGCGACTCCGCTAACCCGCTCGAGCTATCACGCGGGCGACGACTTCGCCCGGCTGCGCGAGAACCGGCTGAAGAAGCTCGGCCTGAGCTGAGCGCGCCGCAAGCGATCTGAATGAACCCGGCCCCCAGCGGCCGGGTTTTTCATTTCTGGAGCGATGAGACGCGGAGGTCCCATTCCCGCCAGTGCCGCACCGCGTGACATAGCGAGACGCACGCGGTTGCCGCGCTCCGGCTCTGCGCCTTAGCGCGCGGGCAGAGGATGGAAGCAGGCGACCCGTTGATCGTCGCCGATCTGCTCGAGCGCGGGAGCCGCCTCCCGGCATTTATCGGTCGCGTAGGGGCAGCGCATCGCAAAGGCGCAGCCCTTGGGCGGGTCGAGCGGGTTGGGCAATTCCGCGTGCCCGTCTTCGGGGTCTGACAGCGCACGCCCCACGACCGGCGCGCTTTCCGCCAGCAGTTTCGTGTAGGGGTGGCGCGGATGGGCGAAGATTTCCTCGGCCCGGCCTTCCTCGACCACCGAGCCGAAATAGAGCACCGCGATCCGGTCAGAGACCGCCTCGACCACCGCCAGATCGTGACTGATGAACAGGTAGGTCAGGCCGAATTCGCGTTTCAGGTCTGCCAGCAGGTTGAGCACCTGCGCCTGCACCGACACATCGAGCGCCGAGACGGGTTCGTCGAGGATCAGGATGCGCGCCTGCGCGGCGAGCGCCCGCGCGATGCCGATGCGCTGCGCCTGACCGCCGGAGAACTCATGCGGGTAGCGGTCTAGGAAATCGGCGCGCAGGTTCACGCTGTCGAAAATCTCGAGGATACGCTTCTCGCGCGCCTTGCGGTCCATCCCGTGCAGCAGCTTCAAGGGCGCATCCATGATCTGCCGGATCGTCTTGCGCGGGTTCAGCGAAGAGATCGGGTCCTGAAACACATACTGGATGCGCTTGCCGAACTCGGCCGGGTCGGCGTTATCGAGCGCCGAACCCTCGATTTCGATCGTGCCGGTCGTCGCGGGGAGCAGCCCCACCAGCATTCGTGCCAGCGTGGACTTGCCGCAGCCCGACTCTCCGACGACGCCGAGAGTCTCGCCGGTCTGCACTTCCAGCGTTATCGGATGGACGGCTTGCACGGCCCCTGTGGTGCCGCCGAAGAGCTTCTTGCCAAAGGGGAATGTCTTCGACAGATCGGTGACTTGCAGGGCGATGCTCATGCGGTTTCCTCCGCCAGGGTGGTTTCGGGATGCAGGCAGCGCACCGCGCGGGCACCGGCCCGTTCAAGCGCGATCTCGCTTTGCTGGCAATCCGGTTGCGCCTTCAGGCAGCGATCGGCGAAGGCGCAGCCTGCGGGCAGCGCATCGACCGAAGGCGGCAGGCCCGGGATCGCCTCCAGCTTGCGCTTGCCCGCGCCCAGTTCGGGCACGCAGGCGATCAGCCGCGCCGTGTAGGGGTGGGCGGGGGCGCGCAGGATCTCCATCGTCGGGCCTTCCTCGACGATCCGGCCCGCATACATCACCGCCACGCGGTCGCACAGCTGCGCCACCACGCCGAAATCATGGGTGATGAAGATGATCGCGAGCCCGCGCTCGCGCCGCAGATCGTCGAGCAGCGAGAGGATCTGTGCCTGCACCGTCACGTCGAGCGCCGTGGTCGGCTCGTCCGCGATGATCACGTCGGGATCGTTGGCCAGCGCCATCGCGATGCCGACGCGCTGACGCATGCCGCCCGACATCTCGTGCGGGTAGCTGTCCACGCGCTCCTCGGCATTGGGGATGCGCACGGATTTCAGCAACTCGATGGCCTTTGCACGACCTTCGGATTTCGAGATCGCGCGATGGCTGGAGATCGCCTCCACCAGTTGATCGCCGACCTTGTAGAGCGGGTGCAGCGTCGCCAGCGGGTCCTGAAAGATATAGGCGACGCGGCGACCGCGCAGGGTTCTCAGATCGCCATAGCGCGCGCCGATCATGTCGCGGCCCTCAAGCCGCGCGGCTCCGCCGGTGATGACGCCGGGCGGCGAGGCGACAAGCCCCATGACCGACAGCGCCGTGACCGATTTGCCCGAGCCGGACTCGCCGATCACGCCGAGACATTCGCCGGGTTTGACCGACAGAGAGACACCGGACACCGCCTTGTAGATGCGGTCCTTGACGTGGAATTCGGTCCGCAGGTTCTCGAGGCTGAGAATGCCGTCAGTCGCGACTTCTGGCGCGGGGGTGTGTTTGCGGTCCACGCGGGTCGCGGCCATCGGACGGCTCAGCGCGTCCGATTTCAGCCGCGGGTCGAGCGCGTCGCGCACGCCGTCGCCCAGCAGGTTGATGCTCATCACGATGATGAGGATCATGATGCCGGGAATGACCGAGGTATGCGGGTTGGTGATCAGCGCCGAGCGCGCCTCGCCCAGCATGCTCCCGAGATCGGCCTGCGGCGGCTGAGAGCCGAGCCCGAGGAAGCTCAGGCCCGCCGTCTCGAGGATCATCCAGCCGATCGTGGTGGACATCGCGATCACGATGACGGGCACCACATTGGGCAGGATTTCCGAGGTGATGATGCGCGCATTGGACATGCCCGCGAGCTTTGCCGCATCCACGAATTCCTTATTGGCAAGCCCCACGGTGATGCCGCGAATGTTGCGCGCGAAGAAGGGGATGTTGACGACTGAGACCGCGATCAGCGCATTCACGAGACCGGGACCGAGCGCGGCCACGATCGCGAGCGCCAGCAGGATATAGGGGAAGGCCATCAGCATATCGACGGCGCGCATGATGATATTGTCGGTGCGCCCGCCATAGAAGCCCGCGATGATGCCGACTGCCGCGCCCGCAACAGCCGCGAAGAGGGCTGCGGCAAAGCCCACGGCGAGCGACAGCCGGGTGCCCCACAGAAGCCGCGAGAGCAGATCGCGCCCCAGCGCATCCGTGCCCAGCAGCGCGCTATCGGAGAACGGCGGCAGGAAGCGGTTCGCGGTGTTCGTCGCGTCCGGATCGACGAGAGGCAGCAGAGGCGTAATCAGCGCCAGAGCCACCACCAGCCCCATCACGATCAGCCCACCCAGCGCCAGCCGGTTGCGCGCGAGAAGTTTGAAGAACGCGCTCATGTCTTGATCCTCGGGTCGAGAAGGCTCTGGGCGACATCGACGATGATGTTGAAAATGACGTAGCAGGCCGCGACGAAGACCACGCCGCCTTGGACGAGCAGGATGTCACGCTGCAAGATCGCATCGACCAGCATCCGCCCGATGCCGGGCCATTGGAACACGATCTCGATATAGACCGCGCCCGACAGCACGAAGCCCGCCTGAATGCCGAGCACAGGGATAATCGAGACCATCGCCGCGCGCAGGGCATGGCCCCAGATCACGCGGCCCTCTTTCACACCCTTGGCCCGTGCGGTGCGGATGAAATCCTGCCGCAGCACCTCCAGCATGGCCGAGCGCGACAGTCGCGCCACAACGCCGGTCGCCACCACTGCCAAAGCCAGCGCGGGCATCGTCAGGTGATGGAGCAGGTCGGGCAGGTCGCCGCCGCCATAGATCGCATACATCCCCGAGACCGGCAGCCATTGCAGGTCCACGGCGAAGATCAGGATCATCATCATCCCGAGGAAGAAGGACGGGATCGAAATGCCCAGCAGCACCACGAAGGTGATCGCCTTGTCGGCGAAGCCATATTGGCGCGCGGCCGAGACCACGCCTGCGAGAATGCCGAACACTGTGCAGAGAACGAAGGAGGTGCCCGCAAGGATCAGCGTGTTGTTGAACCGCTCCAGCACCTCGTCGATCACGGGGCGATTGAGCGAGAAGCTCTGGCCGAAATCGCCGTGGAGCATGTTCCACAGCCAGATGGAATAGCGCGCCACCAAGGGCTGATCGAGGCCGAGATCGCGGTTCAGCTTCGCCACGTTTTCGGGTGTGGCATAGCTGCCCAGGATCGCGGTGGCCGGGTCGCCCGGGATCATCGCCATGATCAGAAAGACGATCACCGTGATCCCGAGGATCACCGGCACCGCCAGCAAGAGCCGTTTGAGGATATAGCTGCCCATTGGTCTCCCTTTGGGTGACGCGCAAATGATGAAAAAAAGAGTGCGCGGGCCAGTCGCGGCTCGCGCACTCGGAAGGATCAGGCCTTCGTCACGTCCTTGAGGAGCAGGAAGAACGAGGGCTGCAGCGTGAAGTCCGACACTTTGTCGTTCGTCACCGCGTTCTGCTTCCAGTTCGCCACGAAGACCCAGGGCGCGTCGTCATGCACGATCTGCTGCATCTTCTTGTAAAGCTCGGCGCGCTTGGACTGATCGGTCGCGGTGCGCGCCTCTTCGAGCAGCTTGTCGACCTCGGGGTTCGAGTAATAGCCCGAGTTGAAGCCGCCCTTGTCGGGCCAGGCATCGGTGCGCAGCGCGAGATAGGGCAGGGTGTCGGGATCGTTCGTCATCCACGCCATCTCGGCCATGTCGACATGCTGCCCGTTCGCATCCAGCCCCGGGTTCACCTTGCCGAGGAAGGTGTTCCACTCGAAGGTCTCGATCTTGGCGTTCAGCCCCACCGCTTTCAGGTCGGCCTGAATGGCCGTGCCCATTGCCACCGGGTCGAGCATCCCCGAGCCGCCATCGGTGACGTAGAAGGTCACTTCCGTGCCCTCGGCCACGCCGGCCTCTTTCAGCAGCGCCTTGGCCTTTTCCGGGTCGTAGGGGTAGGGGTCGAGGCTATCGTCATGCGCCCAGGCGAAGGCGGCGGGCGTCGGGCCGTTGGCCACGGTGGCCGTCCCTTCGAGCACATCGTTGACGATCGCTTTCTTGTTGATCGCGTAGTTCGCGGCCTGACGGGCGCGCTTGTCCTTGAACGGCCCCTTGGCGCAATCGAGGATCAGGAACCACAGATGCGGCCCGGCCTGCTCGACAAGGTGGTACTTGTCGTTCTGGAACTCCTTGAGCGCCACGGGCGGCACCTCGACCATCAGGTCGATCCCGCCTGCCAGCATCTCGGCCACGCGGGTATTGGCATCGGTGATCGGGCGGAAGATCACAGCCTTGAGCGAGGTGGGCGTGTCCCAGTAATCTGGGTTGCCCTCGACCACGACGGCCTCGTTCGCACGCCATTCCTTGAAGGTGAAGGGGCCGGTGCCGACCGGGTTGCGGCCGAAATCCTTGTCGAATTTCTTCACCGCCGTCGGCGAGACGATCAGCCCCGTCGGATAGGCGAGGTTCGACAGGAAGGGCGCATAGGGTTCTTTCAGCGTGAAGACCACGGTTTGCGGGTCCTTCGCGTCGATCGTGTCCACGCTCGAGAAGAAGAAAGCGAGCGGGAAGGGACCGGTGTGGTGATAGGGGTGGTTCTCGTCGAGCATCCGCTCGAAGTTGAACTTCACCGCCTCGGCGTCGAAAGCGGACCCGTCATGGAACTTCACGTCCTGACGCAGGTGGAAGGTGTAGGTCTTGCCGTCATCCGAGATGTCCCAGCTCTCGGCGAGGGCCGGTTCGACTTCGAGCGTGCCGGATTTGTAGCGCACCAGCCCGTCATAGAGATTCATCAGAATGCGGAAGTCGTTCACGGCGGTGACCGCCGCCGGGTCGAGCGCCTTGGGCTCCGCGATCTGGCCGACGACCAGAACGCCGGGCGGGGTCGCCGCCATCGAGGGCAGACCGGTTCCCATCAGGACGCCCGCAGCCACGCCCGAGATCAGAAGTCCGCGCCGCGTAAGGGTGAGTTTTGCCATAGTACCTCTCCTGTTCAGCATGGCTGATTTTTATTGGTGATGATTGCATGAGGGCAAATTATCATGATAAATGCAAGAGCGTAGATTAACGGAGTTCCGCCGTGACGGTATCAATTCTGGCATATGACGAAAAAACAGGCGTCTTTGGCGGGGCGGCCATGACCGGCAGCCTCTGCGTCGGCGGCTGGGTGCTGCGCGGCGGCGCCGAATCGGGATTGTCGGCAAGCCAGGGCACCGCGCCGTCCACGCTCTGGGGCGAGGATGTGCTGGCGAAGATGAAGGCGGGTATGTCCGCGCCCGATGCCGTGGCGGAGGTGACAGACCCCGATACCGGACGCGCCCACCGCCAACTCGCCGCCATCGACCTGCGTGGGCGCACGGGCCATTTCACCGGCGAGATGTCGGTGCCGGTCTGCGGTGCGCTGGAAGGGCCGGGTGTCGTGGTTTCGGGCAATATGCTCGCCGATTGGTCGGTGATCGTGGCGGTGCGCGACACCTACCTGTCCACACAGGGCCCGATGCCCGACCGTCTGATGGCGGCGCTGGTGGCGGGCGCGCAGGCGGGGGGCGACAGCCGTGGGCTCCTCTCGGCGGCGCTGCTGGTGGCCTCGCGCGCGACGACGCCGCTCACCCTGCGCATCGACCGCTCCGCCAAGCCGCTCGAGGATCTGGCCGACCTGCTCGCCGCCGCCCGGGCCGAGCCCTATTACGGCTGGACCCGCGTCGTGCCGACCCTCGACGATCCCTATCGCGCCCCCGATCTGGTGGAGCCCGAAGCGCTCCCGCTGCCCGAGACCG contains:
- a CDS encoding hydrogen peroxide-inducible genes activator produces the protein MNITLRQLTYLRALGQARSFSRAAEIVHVSQPALSVQIRELEEQVGQPLVERRPRDVRLTRAGRRVLETAERVAGELRDLQSEARRGLGQVNLGVIPTIAPYLLPASLAGLRAQGGLRLREATTESLLAEIAEGRLDAAIIATPAPELFETPLFEDRFLLAGTPDQLTMVRGLSPQAIDPDQLLLLDEGHCLADQALALCGLTRAAQRIDLGASSLTTLCALAGQAMGLTLVPEIASLQETRAFPTLALSRFDEEPARTVRLVRAREVSDAEAWFDPLAQVLQSAGEGLVAQARRRF
- a CDS encoding peroxiredoxin — translated: MLPGSKLPEVTFHTRVRDDSIEGPNPFRWEDKTTADYFAGKRVVLFALPGAFTPTCSTYQLPGFEKGFDDFAAQGIDEIYCLSVNDAFVMNQWAKAQGLENVKVIPDGSGEFTRRVGMLVRKDNLGFGLRSWRYAAVVNDGVIEAWFEEPGLEDNHGADPYGVSSPETVMNWLVNAKAEAAA
- the lipA gene encoding lipoyl synthase, with amino-acid sequence MRDLKMPGERHPEKAHRADNAQPKKPDWIRVKAPVSEGYKKTRDILKTNKLVTVCEEAGCPNVGECWSQGHATMMIMGEICTRGCSFCNVATGRPDALDVFEPGRVAHAVETLGLNHVVITSVDRDDLDDGGAEHFAQTIRAIRHRSPDTTIEILTPDFLKCEPAALEKVVEARPDVFNHNLETVPGLYPGVRPGARYFHSLRLLQRVKELDPSMFTKSGIMVGLGEEAPQVRQVMDDMRSADVDFLTIGQYLQPTPKHHAVMRFVTPEEFRDYEKAAYGKGFLMVSATPLTRSSYHAGDDFARLRENRLKKLGLS
- a CDS encoding ABC transporter ATP-binding protein, with protein sequence MSIALQVTDLSKTFPFGKKLFGGTTGAVQAVHPITLEVQTGETLGVVGESGCGKSTLARMLVGLLPATTGTIEIEGSALDNADPAEFGKRIQYVFQDPISSLNPRKTIRQIMDAPLKLLHGMDRKAREKRILEIFDSVNLRADFLDRYPHEFSGGQAQRIGIARALAAQARILILDEPVSALDVSVQAQVLNLLADLKREFGLTYLFISHDLAVVEAVSDRIAVLYFGSVVEEGRAEEIFAHPRHPYTKLLAESAPVVGRALSDPEDGHAELPNPLDPPKGCAFAMRCPYATDKCREAAPALEQIGDDQRVACFHPLPAR
- a CDS encoding dipeptide/oligopeptide/nickel ABC transporter permease/ATP-binding protein, coding for MSAFFKLLARNRLALGGLIVMGLVVALALITPLLPLVDPDATNTANRFLPPFSDSALLGTDALGRDLLSRLLWGTRLSLAVGFAAALFAAVAGAAVGIIAGFYGGRTDNIIMRAVDMLMAFPYILLALAIVAALGPGLVNALIAVSVVNIPFFARNIRGITVGLANKEFVDAAKLAGMSNARIITSEILPNVVPVIVIAMSTTIGWMILETAGLSFLGLGSQPPQADLGSMLGEARSALITNPHTSVIPGIMILIIVMSINLLGDGVRDALDPRLKSDALSRPMAATRVDRKHTPAPEVATDGILSLENLRTEFHVKDRIYKAVSGVSLSVKPGECLGVIGESGSGKSVTALSVMGLVASPPGVITGGAARLEGRDMIGARYGDLRTLRGRRVAYIFQDPLATLHPLYKVGDQLVEAISSHRAISKSEGRAKAIELLKSVRIPNAEERVDSYPHEMSGGMRQRVGIAMALANDPDVIIADEPTTALDVTVQAQILSLLDDLRRERGLAIIFITHDFGVVAQLCDRVAVMYAGRIVEEGPTMEILRAPAHPYTARLIACVPELGAGKRKLEAIPGLPPSVDALPAGCAFADRCLKAQPDCQQSEIALERAGARAVRCLHPETTLAEETA
- a CDS encoding ABC transporter permease gives rise to the protein MGSYILKRLLLAVPVILGITVIVFLIMAMIPGDPATAILGSYATPENVAKLNRDLGLDQPLVARYSIWLWNMLHGDFGQSFSLNRPVIDEVLERFNNTLILAGTSFVLCTVFGILAGVVSAARQYGFADKAITFVVLLGISIPSFFLGMMMILIFAVDLQWLPVSGMYAIYGGGDLPDLLHHLTMPALALAVVATGVVARLSRSAMLEVLRQDFIRTARAKGVKEGRVIWGHALRAAMVSIIPVLGIQAGFVLSGAVYIEIVFQWPGIGRMLVDAILQRDILLVQGGVVFVAACYVIFNIIVDVAQSLLDPRIKT
- a CDS encoding ABC transporter substrate-binding protein, whose translation is MAKLTLTRRGLLISGVAAGVLMGTGLPSMAATPPGVLVVGQIAEPKALDPAAVTAVNDFRILMNLYDGLVRYKSGTLEVEPALAESWDISDDGKTYTFHLRQDVKFHDGSAFDAEAVKFNFERMLDENHPYHHTGPFPLAFFFSSVDTIDAKDPQTVVFTLKEPYAPFLSNLAYPTGLIVSPTAVKKFDKDFGRNPVGTGPFTFKEWRANEAVVVEGNPDYWDTPTSLKAVIFRPITDANTRVAEMLAGGIDLMVEVPPVALKEFQNDKYHLVEQAGPHLWFLILDCAKGPFKDKRARQAANYAINKKAIVNDVLEGTATVANGPTPAAFAWAHDDSLDPYPYDPEKAKALLKEAGVAEGTEVTFYVTDGGSGMLDPVAMGTAIQADLKAVGLNAKIETFEWNTFLGKVNPGLDANGQHVDMAEMAWMTNDPDTLPYLALRTDAWPDKGGFNSGYYSNPEVDKLLEEARTATDQSKRAELYKKMQQIVHDDAPWVFVANWKQNAVTNDKVSDFTLQPSFFLLLKDVTKA
- a CDS encoding DUF1028 domain-containing protein; the encoded protein is MTVSILAYDEKTGVFGGAAMTGSLCVGGWVLRGGAESGLSASQGTAPSTLWGEDVLAKMKAGMSAPDAVAEVTDPDTGRAHRQLAAIDLRGRTGHFTGEMSVPVCGALEGPGVVVSGNMLADWSVIVAVRDTYLSTQGPMPDRLMAALVAGAQAGGDSRGLLSAALLVASRATTPLTLRIDRSAKPLEDLADLLAAARAEPYYGWTRVVPTLDDPYRAPDLVEPEALPLPETGTE